From the genome of Hippocampus zosterae strain Florida chromosome 8, ASM2543408v3, whole genome shotgun sequence:
TATCTGCTCCACCAAACTGTGGTCATTACTTTGCTGTGATTTTGAAGTCTCATTTTCTCTGAGATTAAAGTGGATGATGATATCTGAGCTAATTCTGCTATATGAATCAACTATTTACCAGTCATTTCATTTATAAAATCTGCAATGGAACATCTTGGTTTAAAAGACTGCGTGCTCGCATCTAATGCCACCAAATTTGCCTGTAAAAAATACTTTGCGTGTGTCTTTGTATTCAAACGTTGTCGGAAACAATGTTTTTCTGAAGAACAAAGCAATtcggaatgttttattttttttatttagtcagCTACTACAGTGTTACTGTCACTGACAAAAGGATTTCTGTGTTGTTTTGACAACACTGCGACGTTCACACTAAAAGCTGATGAGGCAGCAGGCTTTGTAGCTCTGCCTCACGCCGAGTGTCTTGAGAATGAATAGCAATTTTTGAGTTTAAGGAGTGTTTTCGTGGTTTAATTTTGGTGCTAAGAAAGAAGGACATTAAAGTTGTTTGCTGAAAATAACACTGAAAATGTTGTATTAATTGGAAAACAACGGAGATAAACTTTTGGGTCTCTGAAATTAATTAAAGTATCATTTTGGGCGAAGAAACCCAACCAaaccacaaaatgaaaacattttatgcGCCCGTATATCTGGTGTTGTAGTTTGGGATTTATCCCTCAGTGCAAATAGCTGTGTTTGTGGTAACATTTGCTCATAGCAAGCCCGCCTTGCTCTCACCCATCTGATGGATTCACAAGGTGATTTAATAACAGGACACTTTTGTCCAGCCTTACGCTTGTGCCGGGGCAGATAAGAGAATCTGGCAAAGGCCTTTGAACCGCTGAGAACCAATGACGAACGCAACTGATCTTTTATTTGCTGCTTCCCTTTGAAAGCAAGGTGGTTCTGCTGATCAGTGGAAGCGCTGATGTCTTTGAGGTTGGACTTGTGATCTTACACTTTCAGAGTCTGTCCACTCGGATGGACGCTGCAGTTTGCATCATAACCACCCACTCCCATGCATTTGCATGTACAACCCTTTACCAGGCCAGCTGCCCTTTTCCTTTCTTCACACTGAATTCTAATCATTACTTTCAAAGGAGACCGACTCCAAAGTACCATCCACAAGTGTGCACATCGGAGGAAGCGCTCCCTCCCTCGCCTCCTCTTAACATTTTGGTTCTGGAGCACTTCCAAGCAGGAACCCTCCAGTActctgcagaaaaaaataactagACGGTAaggattctttttcttcttggggCAGTGACATATATTGGTGTATTAAATGTCAATTTCAAAATTTTACTTAAACTAAGAGGAACTGCACCACCTTGAGTAGATTTTATTGATATCACAGCTACTGTCATTTTGTGTCATTGTTCATACAGACAATGCATGTGTATGCATATAGTAGAAGGAAAAATTGTGGGATTTATATGCATTATAAATTGTGGGATTTAtatgcattatatatatatatatatatatatatatatatatatatatatatatatatatatatataggcggcccggtgttccagtggttagcacgtcggcttcacagtgcagaggtatcgggttcaattccagctccggcctccctgtgtggagtttgcatgttctccccgggcctgcgtgggttttctccgggtgctccggtttcctcccacattccaaaaatatgcatgacaggctgattgaacactctaaattgtccctaggtgtgagtgtgagtgcgaatggttgttcgtttgtgtgtgccctgcgattggctggcaaccgattcagggtgtcccccgcctactgcccgaagacagctgggataggctccagcaccccccgcgaccctagtgaggatcaagcggtacggaagaagatatatatgtatacagtatgtatcaTATGTTGTTTTGCATGATGTGATGGTTAAAAGTAGAACTTGGTGTGCGTATAGTAAATGCAATAGGTCCTTTACTTccactgtgttatcatttcttcTGCACAGGGATAGCATGAGGCTGATTCTGGTTAAACCCACCAATGCAACCCGACGCCTCGACACAACAGGTCAAGTATTCCGTGATGACCGTGAGGGTTGCACCTCAGGAGGTCAGTCACACCCGACGAAAAATCCTGAGGGGATGCCTGAGCAATACTCTGAAACACTCAAGGAGGTGACTTCACCAACACAGGAGACAAATCTCTGTTGTGCTGCTTCAGTGCCGCTTGAAACTTCCAATGGAGTCATTCCATCCCCAAAAGTTTCCGCTCAGATGTCTTCGCAGCAAACTGAAAGCGTGACCATTTCTCAGATAAAGAATCAGGACTGGCTGCTGCTTTGTGGCCAGGTTAGTGGTGAAGGAGCCGATTCAACCTCAGTCCAGAGACCAGGCACGGGTATGGATCATCCAAAGAATGACACACGTGCTTCTTCCTGTCCAAGTGCAGATCAGCAACATTCAGAAGCGTCTATCTTTCAACCTCAGTCCAATCACATTTCACTTCAAGATTGTCTCTTGCacaaaataagccattcatcCTCACCCCACTCACAGTTTTTCTCTCCCAGCACCCACATTTCTGACGATCACCAGGTTTTTCCACACGGAAAAATACAAAGGGACCTCCTGAAACCTGCAAATAAGAATTTGCATGGTAGTTTCATGCCTCAGGGCAGCAACCAACAAGCACAAAAGACTCTTTCGCAACAACAAACTTGCAGTCATTTCAAAGATGCCAATTCAAACTTCAACATCCCTCTGTACGCCAATTATTGTGCCGAGAAAAACAAGAAACTCTTCCAATATTCTCTGCCTGCCGGGGGTGGCGAGCCCAACTGGAGGGAGATGTTTCAGGATTGTGAAAAGCAACAAGCGCGTTTCTCTGTCGGCGCTGGCGAAACCTGGAAGCCCCACAAAGATCCTCCCATCATCCTCCAGTGTCACCATCTGTCATCCAACCCTATGATCAGGACAGCTCGCCTCAAGGGGTCCTCTATGCCAGCCATGAACCAAAGCGTGCAGTCCTTCTCCACCAGTTTGTATAGTTCACTTGACCATCAAGACTTGGCAGAGGAGGCAACGAGAACCTCTAGTCAGGTGCACAATTATTTTCAATCGCATGAACTTATTATCCTTTTTAGCTTTGAACTATTTCAGGGGCCACTCACCTTTGTGAAACTGAGAGCCACTTCTTGATTCTGATTAATTCAAAGGGCTACCAATTTCATACATAcattaatttgcatacatttgcttttaattatgtttttattgatCATAGCATTATTCTCCGTGAGAATGTAAATCAttttaatgatttctcacaataattttCAAGTCAAGACAGCTTTGTTgccaaatatgctctctgtacAACTTAtggcacagatgacatttctttcctctcaaccacaatcCAAGCATCCAGagcaatgaaaacacacacggcTAAAAATAAGGGCAGCAAAACTTATCAAGGATTTAACAGCATAGAAAACACTCAGCTTACACCACTTTATTCCTAGACACAGAATCTCTGCAAGtgtgtacatttttaaataatcacTTTGACAACATTCCGAGGAAATTACAATGTCCCACCACTGATAACTAACTTTTAGTTAACTCGCAAGTTACCCATGTACAAACAATTGAGCTCATTAAATAATTATGCGATTTATTGTGGAGGCATGGTCGCCAACTTGTTCGCACGCCGACCTCACGGTGTAGAGGTCCAGGGGTTCgatcccgtgtggagtttgcatgttctccccatggatgcgtgggttttctcagggtattccggtttcctccgacattccaaaaacatgcatggcaggttaatgaaacgcTCGAAATTATCCCGAGGTATGATTGTGAGCCCGAATGCTTGTtcatcgatgtgtgccctgcgactggctgacaAACGGTTCAGGGTATACCACGCCAGTGCCGTCAATTAGATATGAATACATCAATATGATGTAAATaacctgtatatatttattgtacataatatttacaatcttacattcattcattcattcattttcctaaccgcttgatcctcactcgcaAAAAAGCTAGGGATATTTGGCTTGTTGAAATATTGTTTAATGACCTGCACATAAATGACCAGAGAAGTTGGCCGACAAAATGTTTACTGATTCTTCTCAGCAATATATATGTCTGCCGTGCATTTTCAATGGTGGGTTCTTCCACATTAAGTTCTATTTTGATTGGGGCGTCATATTAAAGTAGAACTTCTCAGCCAAAATGGGTCTGAGACAGTCAACGTCAAACTACACAAAATAATCCCACCTCCCATTCTGTACCGGCTGTTCTTTCTTTCGCAGAAAAACACCAAGCAACTCAGTGGATCCCAAATTTCGCTTCCAAAGCATGTCACTCCCCCTGAAGTCGGGGGAAGCGCCGTCCTTGGCAATGGCAATGCTGTGGGTTCACTGGTCAGCCATGAAACCGTGACATCCAATTTGAATGAAATCCAATCAGGCCAGCAGCTTTTTCACAGCACCCTCTTGGAGGAAGCCTTCTCCAAAGTCATCAGAGAGGATTCAAGTAAGGCCATTTGTGACAACGCCACCAGAGAAGAAGGTAGCATACCCCAAAGGAAGGACTTCAGCTTCAGACTCGGTCAGCGCAGAGCTCTTTTTGGCAAGCGCAAACAGCTGAGTGACTGCTCTTTGGTCTGTGGGATGTTTGGCATTCTTGTCATGgtgattgagactgaactgtctAGAGGATTTTACAACAAGGTATTTCAATCCCCCACCACCCAATAAATAGCAAATTTAATCTGTGAAAAATTTAGTGTGAACTACTCGCACTGTGTTAATGCATCTGTCCTCTTTCGCAGGAGTCCATCTATTCATATGTACTGAAAGGTCTGATCAGTATTTCTACTGCTATTTTACTTGGTCTTATTCTCATATACCATGCAAGGGAAATCCAGGTAATTAGATGAACCTACTGTATTGTGAGTTTATCTGTGGGCTTTTTTTCTAACTGTTGcgaatttcattttattaacTTTATTCAAGtggttcatgtttgtttttccaaagacCCCAAAGTTCCCTGATGCTCAAGTACAGGTATATatagtttttgggagggggtggtgCAAAGGCAGCTTGTATAGGCTCTATGTTACCCATGACCTGAATGGGGACCAGTGCTACAGAAAATTGATGATGGATTTACTTCTGTAGTATAGTAGTAAATCCATCATCAATTTTCTATGTGGTTTGTATAGTAACTATGTAAACCACACTTAAAACCACAGTGCGGCAACTCTTCATTCAGTGCAGTGGACCCCCAGATGATGTTGGTGTTCTTTCTCcattgtcattattttatatTCAATACAGCTCCAGAATTCTGTTGTAAAATTCGGGTATATGTAACTTAATTGCTGTGTTGTGTTAATTCTGTCTGATATACTGTTCCAAATAACCaagtagatatatttttttccattggccAGTAGGACGGCAATTCCACCCTGAAATGAATATGAGAACATATGTATAACTATGTGTGGAATGACTGGAAACATATCATTTTCAAATCTAAAGTCTTAGTTTTACAATACCGGTACATTATTTTGTATTAAATGCCAAAATTCACCACATGCTACTGCTACTGTTGTAACTCTGGAAATGTAAGTGCCGTATATGAGTAAAACAGTCACCTCTTTCCTTCAGCTCTTCATGGTGGACAATGGTGCAGATGACTGGAGGATCGCCATGACCTTTGAGCGAATTCTCTTCATTGTGTTGGAGCTTCTCGTGTGTGCCATCCATCCCATCCCGGGTCAATACGTGTTCAGCTGGACTACTCGACTGGCATTCAACTACAACACATTGGTGGCGGACGCTGATGTTGACATTATCCTGTCTGTACCCATGTTTCTGCGCCTCTACCTGATTGGCCGGGTCATGCTCCTCCACAGCAAGCTCTTCACAGATGCTTCTTCACGTAGCATCGGGGCGCTAAACAAGATCAGCTTTGACACTCGTTTTGTCATGAAAACTCTGATGACAATCTGCCCTGGCACTGTTCTACTCGTGTTCAGCGTATCCTGTTGGATTATTGCAGCATGGACTGTGCGTGTCTGTGAGAGGTAAACCTATATTTCCTACTTTCTCTCCTACGCATTGTACATGGTGCTAAATTCAGTTGTATTCTTAAAAGGTTTAATTATGTTCCAAAAGGTATCACGACACACAGGAGGTGACCAGCACCTTTCTAGGAGCAATGTGGCTGATCTCCATCACCTTTTTGTCCATCGGCTATGGTGATATGGTGCCTCACACTTACTGCGGAAAAGGAGTCTGCCTCTTAACAGGCATCATGGTAGGATTCATGACCATCATTCACCAGAAGCAGGAATTGTTGTTACCCTTCCATTCAAGACAGAAAAGGCCACAAAGGCCACTGAAAACGGTCATAAgcaaaagtaacaacaaaaactTAGTGAAAACTAAGCAATTGAAATCTCATCAGCTGCAACTGATGCCAGCTTTCTGACAAGTGGCAGCACATTTCTGTCTAGAACGCCTTAATGGTTTTGAGAGTTCATTGTATCGCTGCACAAATTTAAGACACCATCTcatgtagcaaagcagccccataACACAAACAAGCCTTTTTGATGTTTCACCATACTTTGTACATGCCGACCATAAATTCACACTGAATGCGGAGGTGGTGTGCCCAGAGGGTCCATTGTACGATGGGCTCCACAATAAAGTGTTGACTCTTTCTCAATTTTAGGAATCAAATCCGCACACACTAAAGTATTCACATCGTTATTTGGATCTGCTCTGCGCACATGCTCACAATGCTGAAAATGTACGGTGTAATTCTTGTTGTGTGCATATTTATTTGCAGTGAgactttattatatttatttttgcttctgtCCTTTCTGCCGTTTCCACTTACTTTCTTCAGAAAGATTggcattgtttgtttgaatgcatTCTGCCCTTGTTGAACATGCAGCGTTCGTTTAGTTTGAAATATCGGTGATAGTTCTCCAAATGAGACAATGTTGTTGCTTTAAGCTCtttatttgtcattaatttTCTCTTCAAAGTGTCTTCATCAACACCGCATCACTGCAATGTAAACAATCAAACAATTGCTACTTAAAAACGTAAAAATACAGAGACAACACGCATATAGAACATCTAACAATACTAACAAGCATATATTTGCTCTGTGGAAACAATTGGAACTTAAGTTTAGTTTCAGATTTTGTTACGCTTGTTTAATGTCAACTTGACATCATCAATCGAGTCTACCTGTGTCACACTACTGCCACCGACAGGTTGTGCACAGCAGAGGGGGCAGCACAGTATGTTATAGCaatgtttttcaatctttttcgagccaagtcacattttatttcattgaaaaaaattagctgaaaatgtgaaaaaaagcttattttaacaattaaagtGTTACACTGTTATTATAAGCGTTTTTGAACATTGAAGAATaactgtcaggttggtccaaattgacactcaggaataaccaaaaggaggagacaggagactcgattctggtaccaggagggaacgaggagaagcgttcggtttcagttctcggcacgtaaccctaacgatctcccccttcacctcctcatttattgggaaagctactacataggtgtgtccaacctaaagggtgggggctgttgaacacacactgaacttgtttgactatgtgtgtgtatgtgagtgcaatttacgtacatgtgtgcaaatgtcacataaacatcccgttgcagctggtgttgatgtctccattcacggttcacccttgatcactgtttagtcttaacacttatctcttcccaaccacgtcctcggaaaggtggttgcgaccctaacctttcacacagtacagcaagcaaaagtgagcacaataaataataaaggatatatctttattgaaagcataagcgttcttcattgcaggcaaagccaactaatgattgcaagcataagcgttcttctttgcaagcaaaatcaaactatactgacaggcagaagcattcttcattgcgagcataaaatgacgatcgaataatacgcgaatgtatgattactaaaaaataataaatccaataaTAACGTTACATTTCTGGTAAAAGTAAATCCAAATGATAGAAAGCTTTCGTTGTATTACCTCGCACCAGAAACTTCGCTCGTCTCTAAGCACAAGGCAATTAGCTAGCTGCTGCTGCCACCTaccggtatggaagagtactacatgattactctGCCAGGCgatagaccgcacaggcatacaagttggatcatttcccacggcacacctgacaatatctCTCGGAACACTGTGCCGCGGCACggtgtttgaaaaacactgtgtTATAAGATGTTTATTATCTGATGCAGTGTTACTGtactgtgtgtggggggggggggcggggggggggtagttgttttcaaatgaataaaaaggttACATACTGGTGTGCTAAACCAGATTGTATGGTTGTCTAAAATATTTTGGGgtctaaaataaatgaaaactatGTCAGCTATGGGAAGTTGTGCTTCATCCTCCTGGACCTCCAATGTGACACATCTCCACGCTCCAATAACTGAAGTACAGCTTCAAAACTTTCACACAGGTTCAAACCtattgtttgacttttggctTAGTCCCGATTAGTCAGTGGTAGCAACAGTAAGTTACTTGTGTGTTATGTTCGGCAGAGTTTTTACATTGGATGCCCTTCAGGATGCACCCCACCCACGAAAATGGCTGGGAAAGATTCAAACTGAttaaatatatttcaaataaaatctTTATTTTATATCCCCGCCAGTCGATTATTTGTGGAACTACCCATGCTGTGAACAGTGAGTCACAGTCCAAttatgcacttctcctctttcagGGGGCAGGCTGtacagctttggtggtcgctgTGGTTGCAAGGAAGTCAGAACTCACCAGAGCAGAGAAACACGTCCACAACTTCATGATGGATACTCAGCTCTATAAAAAGGTCTGATGTGTTTTATTTCCCAAAGTAAATATCACCTATAATTATCTTAAAAACAATGAATTTTAGTCCTGTTTTGTCCTCAGGTAAAAAACACTGCAGCCAATGTGTTGCGGGAGACCTGGTTGATTTACAAACACACCAAGTTGGTGAAGAAAGTTGATCGAGCGAGGGTACGCCACCATCAGCGTAAATTCCTGCAAGCTATCCACCAGTGAGTAAAAATGTGTCGCATCACAGATTCTAAGGTTCAGTCCTTGAAACTTGTACATGAAATACAGTAGGTAAATTGGTTGTCACTGAGTTTATCAAATGTTAATTTGACAAAATTTTAGTCTCGCTGAAACATTCATAAAGTTGTAGGTGTACAAGTGTTCACACTACAGTGTATTACAGTAAGTCTCAAGtatgaaaacaatatttatttttaatgtttaagaCTGCGAAAAGTTAAAATGGAGCAAAGGAAACTAACTGACCAGGCCAACACCATCGGCGATCTTGCCAAGGTACTCACACCAACAATAATTTTACTTTTCTCAATACATTTAAAGGGGACATGTgaggtatttttttaatcacaattcaAAGCAGTATTGTAGCCATGTGAATGTCTGTATTTAGCTCTTCCACCAAATTCAAACAATCTTGTTGCAAACTATGTTTGGATTCAACTTGTTTGAGCAATCTGatccatgatttttttaaaatatctgtAACAGACAGTATTTCAGAAATCATGAGGGAGAGTTGAGtgatttccaaaacaaaatacgAACACGCTCTAACAGTTGGCAGCTCTGCTGACCACAACGAGAATTGcaccgggtaatcaattaagTGATGCTTATTATCAGAAGCTAGTGCTAGCCAATGTTACTCTCTGTATCCAACAAGCAGCCCGGCtttcattttggttttgatgtagtttttcACCCTCTGCTTCCAAGCTGCACATGAATGTCACATGCACTTTGCCACATCTGGCTAATTCACCACTTTAACTACCGACTACttgaacacaaacaatacaaattTAATTTTCCATAACATGTCCCCTTTTAAAGCGGCTGTAAGTTTGCTTGTATGGCTTCATGATCAGTAAAGGGTTTCGTGTCCACATTTTCCACTCTCTCAAGACTCAGAACATGATGTACGATCTGGTGTCGGACCTGCAGCATCGAAGTGAGGAGTTGGACAGGAGGATTATGGCTATGGAGGACAAACTGGACTTGATGCTTCTCAACATGCACTCACTGCCCGACGTGCTCTCTCAAGCAataacaaagatacaaaaagatTTTCTAGATGACTTCGCCTGCCGTGTCCATTTTCTGTCATCCTCCTTAAGCTCCGAGTGCTGCTCTGCTCCAGCCAGGCCGCTCTGTCAAGGCCCCGCCTCATCAGAGATGCCATATAGCTGATACGCCTCAccctttggacaaaaaaaaaaaaaaaaaaaaacaacagaaaaaacaaacaaacaaaatataatcAGAATTACCTCTTAATTTAAAATACAGAATGCACATTGCTTGTGACCTCTTTGAGTTGCAGTATCACCTTCACATTTCTCAATCATCCTGAATGCAGAACTGCAGAACCTGTAAATAGACAAACTGATATTTACCAGTATGTCCATTGATTCTTTTTTAACCAAAAGTTTAGGGTGAGAAGAAATGTCTACAACATTTCACCTGCTTGTGTTCATTGGCTATTGGGGTGAACAAATGAACATACAGTGCTCAACATGAATGAGTAAACAATAAGATTTCTATATATTTCTCAATGAATGTAAGAACAATCTTTATAATTTGGATGAGACTCACATGGAATTTTGTAATCTAAGATAAAGGGGTAGTTTTGCAACATTAATTGAATTTGTTCCAAAGTCCACATTTGTGGGCGTGTTTTGGTAATGGTAATTTGATATAGAAAATATGTATTCTGAAAGGCATTCTGCCACAGTGTACTCAGTTACATTGAGAactgtgtactgtatttaccaTAACAATAACTTCATAAACATTGTGATTATTCATTTTGATGATCAATTTTGCCTTACCATCAGGcatctcgttttttttccccattgagcAAGCAACCCAAATGTGGACAAGCAGGTCAGAAAACAGATTGATGAATGGAATATatgaatggaaaataaaaagattccAAAAgctatgaaaacaattttattttgctttcttgTTTTTTCAGTCTTCATTGTCTGAATTTGCAATTATGTTATGTATAATAAAAGTTTAAATTTGAATACAGCGTacctttattttgaatgttgtaTTTGAAACTTTTATGAAGTTATTAAAAGGTCAATTTCGAATGGCGATTCATCTCTTTGTAGACCATTTTAATGCATTAAACCCAGAGTAAGGGCTGGACTGAATGCATATACTGTTACGATACTGTACATGGACAGTAActgaacaatgtggttattaACTTAAGGACATTGGTTATTTGTGGTCACTATTTTACGTTGTTATGTGGTCACTAAAATGAAAGTTTACCTCGTGTGATTCGACATTACACAAAAAGAAGGAACGATTTAGGCGATTTCAAACAATCAGGCATCCGTCCACCTGACATAACGTTATACCACAGAAATGACACTCTGTACTGACCGATAAGTACAGTCTTgcgaattttttgtttttagctcaACTGTGAAGCGACACAGATGTGACGCTGAACTTAAAGTGACGGTTAACGTTGTCTTTGGACGCCGCACGAAGCAAGCCGCCATGATGTTGTTTACCACAACCAGAGCAAACCATTTCTCATGGCAGATTGAGGGCACCGCATCATCTCGCGATAAATGCTTAGAAGCGAGCTGCGCCCACGAGAATTACGTTTCGCGCGCTGAAACTGAGCGCCATTTACTCTGGAGATCGACTGAGCTTTTGACCAATAAAATGGAGAGAGCGTGAGCAAAGCAGCCAATAGTGAACAACAATCGTGAAATCAGGCGGGATATCAAAGTCTTGAAGAATTACTCATTGAAAGGAAGCCAACAAGCATAAGAGTTAGACTTGTTGGAGCTGTTAAGAAGTTACGGGACTTAAACAACCAAGTTCACCCGTTTCTCTTTTTACACGTGGACAAACAGGTATGCTCTTGTTCCTTGTAGGTTACTACTTTTCAATTTGTTGTTAATATTTAAAGCCAGTGCCGAGCATACAAACGTTAGCTAACTTGTCATACCTCGTTACTTGA
Proteins encoded in this window:
- the kcnn1b gene encoding small conductance calcium-activated potassium channel protein 1b; the encoded protein is MRLILVKPTNATRRLDTTGQVFRDDREGCTSGGQSHPTKNPEGMPEQYSETLKEVTSPTQETNLCCAASVPLETSNGVIPSPKVSAQMSSQQTESVTISQIKNQDWLLLCGQVSGEGADSTSVQRPGTGMDHPKNDTRASSCPSADQQHSEASIFQPQSNHISLQDCLLHKISHSSSPHSQFFSPSTHISDDHQVFPHGKIQRDLLKPANKNLHGSFMPQGSNQQAQKTLSQQQTCSHFKDANSNFNIPLYANYCAEKNKKLFQYSLPAGGGEPNWREMFQDCEKQQARFSVGAGETWKPHKDPPIILQCHHLSSNPMIRTARLKGSSMPAMNQSVQSFSTSLYSSLDHQDLAEEATRTSSQVHNCGSQISLPKHVTPPEVGGSAVLGNGNAVGSLVSHETVTSNLNEIQSGQQLFHSTLLEEAFSKVIREDSSKAICDNATREEGSIPQRKDFSFRLGQRRALFGKRKQLSDCSLVCGMFGILVMVIETELSRGFYNKESIYSYVLKGLISISTAILLGLILIYHAREIQLFMVDNGADDWRIAMTFERILFIVLELLVCAIHPIPGQYVFSWTTRLAFNYNTLVADADVDIILSVPMFLRLYLIGRVMLLHSKLFTDASSRSIGALNKISFDTRFVMKTLMTICPGTVLLVFSVSCWIIAAWTVRVCERYHDTQEVTSTFLGAMWLISITFLSIGYGDMVPHTYCGKGVCLLTGIMGAGCTALVVAVVARKSELTRAEKHVHNFMMDTQLYKKVKNTAANVLRETWLIYKHTKLVKKVDRARVRHHQRKFLQAIHQLRKVKMEQRKLTDQANTIGDLAKTQNMMYDLVSDLQHRSEELDRRIMAMEDKLDLMLLNMHSLPDVLSQAITKIQKDFLDDFACRVHFLSSSLSSECCSAPARPLCQGPASSEMPYS